The window GAAATACGCCTTGAACTGGACGCGGCTGTCCTGCAAGCGATTTGTCTCGAACCAAGTGCGGCTTGCGCTGTTCGTGCTGGCCTACAACTTGGGAAACTTTCTGCGGCGATTGGCTCTTCCTACGAAGGTCAAGCACTGGTCCCTTCGGAGCCTGCTGGTGAAGCTGATCAAGATCGGGGCGAAAGTCGTGCGAAGCAGTCGTTACACGACTTTCCAAATGGCGGAGGTGGCAGTCTCCAAGGATGTCTTCGCGGAGATTCTAGCGCGGATTAGTCGATTGCGATCGTAATGCTGCACCGTGTAGTTTCCAATGGAATCCTGCAAAGCCGATGGATAGGTTTGCCCAAAAGTGGAATTTGAAGGGGAAAACGTTTGATTTCAACGCGCGAGAGGCGTACGATTAGCCATTGCAACGAGGATTTTGGCGATCAGGAAGTTGAAGGGTGGCTTTTACCGGGCATGGTGCCTGAAGAGCCAGCTTGGGAATTTGAAATGGGGAATACCGGCTTGTACTCAGCAAAAGAAAGAGGAAGGAACCGAGTGGTTCTTTGGGGGACATAAATGTCGGAAAGTGGCCTCGGGATGGGCGAAAATATTGGAACTGGCGGGCAAGTATCTTCCCCGTCCTCGAAATATCTGAAAGAGTCGGTGAACTTAAGGCGCTACGTGATCCTACTCGGGGCACTGTGGTCAGCGGCCATCCTCATTGTGTTTTGCTGGCACCTCTGGGAAGTGTATGGGAATACTCTGAAAGCGGCGCGTATACAGGCTGGGGACTCATTTGAAAAAGATCTGGTCTATCGACGCTGGGCTGCCGAGCACGGGGGCGTCTATGTGCCTCCGACTAAAGAGACTCCACCCAATCCGTATTTGTCTCACATCAAGAATCGCGACGTAACGACCACATCTGGACAAGAACTGACGCTGATTAATCCGGCCTATATGACCCGCCAGGTGCATGAACTGGGACGCCAGCAATACGGCCATCAGGATCACATCACCAGCCTCAACCCGATTCGTCCGGAAAATGCGCCGGACGCCTGGGAGGTCGAAGCGCTTAAATCGTTCGAGGGCGGTGAAAAAGAAGTGACCGAATTGGCAAAGATTGGTGACAAGGAATACATGCGCCTGATGCGCCCAATGGTTACCGAGGAAAGCTGCCTGAAGTGCCACGCAGCCCAAGGCTACAAAGTGGGCGATATACGGGGCGGGATCAGCGTGTCAGTTCCTATGGCGCCTTTACGGGCTGTCATGAATCGCAACATTGCAGTTGTGACGCTGGGCTATGCCGTGGTGTGGGTGTTGGGTCTATGCGGTCTGGGGCTCGGCGCTTCGCGCATGGGGCAGCGTCTTCGCGAAAATGAACGGGGAGTGCTGGCACTACAGGAAAGCGAAGAAAAGTACCGCTCTCTGTTTGAAAACATGCTCAATGGTTTTGCGTTTCATAAGATCGTCGTCAATGAAAAGGGCGCACCCGTCGATTATGTGTTTCTGAATGCCAACGATGCCTTTGAAATTTTGACTGGCCTGAAACGGGAGAACCTGATTGGAAAGCGAGTAACCCAAGTTCTTCCCGGAATTGAAAATGAAACGGCGGACTGGATCGAAAAGTACGGAAAAGTGGCTCTGGGAGGCGAGGAAATCCGGTTTGAGTCCTATTCAGAACCACTTGATAAATGGTACTCGATCTATGCTTACAGCCCCCTCTCGAATCATTTCGTCACAATTTTCGAGGATATCACCGACCGTAAGCGGGCTGAGGAAGCCTTGCAAAAGGCCCTGGACGATGTTCGGACTCTACGTGGCATTCTTCCCATTTGCTCAAACTGCAAGAAAATCCTCGACGACAAGGGGCAATGGAACCAGATGGAAATCTATGTCCACGAGCACACCGAGGCTGATTTCACCCATGGCATCTGCCCGGAGTGCATGAAAGAACTGTATCCCGATTTCGATCTGGACGATGATGGCACGCCGGAGAAGGAAGATGGATTATAACGGCAGAGGAGAATGCGGCTGCCAGGGAATCGGGTGTTCCCACATATCCAATAATTGCCTCCTCACATACCCCTCATCCACCCCGACGGCCTGGGCGAGTTGGGTCAGAGATTGGAATTTGCCTCCCTCCATCGCCTCCATCCAGGCGTGTGCCCTGGCGATGGCGACGGCGCGGGGGTCCGGTGGTGGGTTGTCCGGAAACACCGGGCTCGTACCATCCGGCAGGATGATCTGCTTGCGGCCCCCGTACTGGCGGGTGGAGAAGGGGGTGGAAAGAGTCAGCGTTTCGCCGGGGGAAATATCCGGTGACCCCGTCACTTCCCCGGCCAGTGACGCGATGCCACGGTCGTGGAAAGTGATTTCCAGATGGTCGTCCCAGACGACCGCTTCCCTGACAACCAGCCCGACGATCCGCGCCTGCTCGCCGGGATATAGCTCGTCCCACAGGGCCTCGAAGTCGCGGAGCCGGTCGATGACCTCGGCGTCGGTGATGGGAGCGGTAGCCTCATCGGTTGGATCAATATCCACCGCCTCCCTCGCTACCCTGCATACCCGCCCCACGATTTCCGGCGCCTGGAGAACTCGCCGGACCTGCTGGACGACCAGCGCCTCAATGTCGCCCGCGGGCAGCGTCCGCACGGGGCATGCGTCGTAACCCGATTTCCGCGCCTGGAGACACAGGTAGTACCGGTACGTCTTCCCGTTTTTCCTGGCGAATGTCGCGCCCATGGACGTATCGCAGTGGCCGCATTTTAGAATGCCCTTGAGCATGGCGGGCGTTTTGGTGCGGGGGTTAGAGGCTCCAGACTGGGTGTTTGAAGCCAGCATTTTTTTCACAGCATCCCAGGTGGCCCGAGGAATGATGGCGATATGCTCACCGGGGTAGACCTCGCCCTTGTGCGGAATGTCGCCGAGGTAATGAACGTTATTGAGCACCCGATATACCTGGGATTTGTTCCAGGGCTTGCCGGGTATTTCGCGCCCGGATTTCGTGACCCACTCCTTGGTTGTGTGGCCGTCGCGATTCAGTTCCCTGGCCAGTTCGGTCGCAGACCCCAGAGCCAGGTATCGCTTGAAGATGCGCCGCACCAGCCTAGCCTCAGTTTCGCTGACGACCAGCTTTTTAGCATCCCGATCAACGTCATACCCCAGCGGCGGCACACCCCCGAGATACATACCGCGCCTTTTCATGGCGGCGACTTTGTCACGGATGCGCTCGCTGGCGATCTCCCGCTCGAACTGGGCAAAACTGAGAAGCAGATTAAGCGTGAGCTTGCCCATGGATGTGTTCGTATTGAAGCTCTGGGTAACGCTTACGAAGGAAATGCCTTGGTTGTCAAAAAGCTCGATCATCCTGGAAAAATCCAGGAGGCTGCGGCTAAGACGGTCGACCTTGTAGACGACGACCATGTCGAATCGCCCGGCCTGGGCATCGTCCAGCAAACGTCGGAGCGCGGGCCGCTCCATTGTTCCTCCGCTGAATCCCCCGTCATCGTAGCGGTCCGGCATCTCCCTCCACCCCTCGTGCCGCTGGCTCGCGATGTAGGATTCGCAGGACTCGCGCTGGGCGTCGAGGCTGTTGAATTCCTGGTCGAGGCCCTCCTCGGTGCTTTTCCGGGTGTAGATGGCGCAGCGGATTGTCGTGGGTTTGCTGGGACCGCCATTACCACCGTTGTTGCCCTTGCCGTTGCCGTTTCCGCGCCCCATCACTTGTCCCCATTGTCGCGCAGCCCG is drawn from Myxococcales bacterium and contains these coding sequences:
- a CDS encoding DUF3365 domain-containing protein — protein: MSESGLGMGENIGTGGQVSSPSSKYLKESVNLRRYVILLGALWSAAILIVFCWHLWEVYGNTLKAARIQAGDSFEKDLVYRRWAAEHGGVYVPPTKETPPNPYLSHIKNRDVTTTSGQELTLINPAYMTRQVHELGRQQYGHQDHITSLNPIRPENAPDAWEVEALKSFEGGEKEVTELAKIGDKEYMRLMRPMVTEESCLKCHAAQGYKVGDIRGGISVSVPMAPLRAVMNRNIAVVTLGYAVVWVLGLCGLGLGASRMGQRLRENERGVLALQESEEKYRSLFENMLNGFAFHKIVVNEKGAPVDYVFLNANDAFEILTGLKRENLIGKRVTQVLPGIENETADWIEKYGKVALGGEEIRFESYSEPLDKWYSIYAYSPLSNHFVTIFEDITDRKRAEEALQKALDDVRTLRGILPICSNCKKILDDKGQWNQMEIYVHEHTEADFTHGICPECMKELYPDFDLDDDGTPEKEDGL
- a CDS encoding recombinase family protein; translation: MGRGNGNGKGNNGGNGGPSKPTTIRCAIYTRKSTEEGLDQEFNSLDAQRESCESYIASQRHEGWREMPDRYDDGGFSGGTMERPALRRLLDDAQAGRFDMVVVYKVDRLSRSLLDFSRMIELFDNQGISFVSVTQSFNTNTSMGKLTLNLLLSFAQFEREIASERIRDKVAAMKRRGMYLGGVPPLGYDVDRDAKKLVVSETEARLVRRIFKRYLALGSATELARELNRDGHTTKEWVTKSGREIPGKPWNKSQVYRVLNNVHYLGDIPHKGEVYPGEHIAIIPRATWDAVKKMLASNTQSGASNPRTKTPAMLKGILKCGHCDTSMGATFARKNGKTYRYYLCLQARKSGYDACPVRTLPAGDIEALVVQQVRRVLQAPEIVGRVCRVAREAVDIDPTDEATAPITDAEVIDRLRDFEALWDELYPGEQARIVGLVVREAVVWDDHLEITFHDRGIASLAGEVTGSPDISPGETLTLSTPFSTRQYGGRKQIILPDGTSPVFPDNPPPDPRAVAIARAHAWMEAMEGGKFQSLTQLAQAVGVDEGYVRRQLLDMWEHPIPWQPHSPLPL